The sequence CTCTGGCTATCCATTAACCAAAGGCAGTGTCGAATTACGCCAATCCATCGCCCGTTGGATAGAGCGCCGCTTTGCCGCCCGCACCGACGTGGAAACCCAGATCATCCCGGTCAACGGCACCCGCGAAGCGCTGTTTGCCTTTGCGCAGGCGATCATCGACCCCACGCCAGACGCGCTGGTGATCAGCCCTAACCCGTTTTACCAGATTTACGAAGGTGCGGCGTTTTTGTCCGGCGCTGAACCCTGGTTCATGAACACCACGGCAGACACCGGCTACCTGCCCGATTTTTCTGCAGTGCCGGAATCAGTTTGGCAGCGCTGTCAGTTGATCTACGTTTGTTCACCGGGCAATCCTACCGGTGCAGTAATTCCTGAAGCACAACTGCTGCAATTGATCGAACTGGCAGACAAGTACGATTTTGTCATCGCCTCCGACGAATGTTATTCCGAACTTTATCCCGATGAAGCCAATCCGCCGCTGGGCTTGCTGCAGGTTTGCGCCAAAATCGGTCGTAACGACTTCAAACGCTGCGTGGTATTTCACAGTCTGTCCAAACGCTCCAACCTGCCGGGCATGCGCTCTGGATTTGTGGCTGGCGATACGGACGTGCTCGCGC comes from Gammaproteobacteria bacterium and encodes:
- the dapC gene encoding succinyldiaminopimelate transaminase, which produces MNPNLRKLQPYPFEKLAKLKAGITPPQSLEHIALSIGEPKHPAPAFVKQAFADHMDGFSGYPLTKGSVELRQSIARWIERRFAARTDVETQIIPVNGTREALFAFAQAIIDPTPDALVISPNPFYQIYEGAAFLSGAEPWFMNTTADTGYLPDFSAVPESVWQRCQLIYVCSPGNPTGAVIPEAQLLQLIELADKYDFVIASDECYSELYPDEANPPLGLLQVCAKIGRNDFKRCVVFHSLSKRSNLPGMRSGFVAGDTDVLAQFLRYRTYHGCAMPPPAQIASTVAWNDETHVLENRELYRIKFDAVLKILSPVMDVKQPDAGFYLWAKTTIDDTLFTQQLFAQQNVTVLPGSYLSREAHGINPGANHVRMALVATLDECVTAAKRIRQFIESL